A single genomic interval of Chryseobacterium paludis harbors:
- a CDS encoding PepSY-associated TM helix domain-containing protein, which produces MANKKFKKAIRQIHLWLGLVTGIIVFVICITGSLYVFEEEIRDSMGKECLHVEPESKPFIGLEKIILNFQEIAPKEKINSIRITENEPGATVQILNKKKQVFYFNPYTGDLVGKQGSDWLNVVYDLHTSLMMGETGKMIQGWSVVIFLCMLITGLILWYPAKVKQAKQSLTIKWEASVKRKIYDLHNVLGFYASIFLIIIALTGTYFAFSGVKTAVEFVTNSKLSKGDHSMKMTIDPKANLAVRYNAIYKTLTETYPGAISMTYSIRKKDEMRVRMIYPYQWSARKQNTFFFNQKTGELLRGKLYKNNNAADTVEAANYDLHTGKFFGIIGKVLWLLASLIGASLPVTGFIMWWNKRKAKKKKPRKHHHQHRVLKKLEVKQ; this is translated from the coding sequence GTGGCGAACAAAAAATTTAAAAAAGCAATACGACAGATTCATTTGTGGCTGGGTTTAGTGACCGGGATTATCGTCTTTGTGATTTGTATCACCGGATCCCTGTATGTTTTTGAAGAGGAGATACGGGATTCAATGGGTAAAGAATGCCTGCATGTTGAACCCGAATCAAAACCTTTTATAGGGCTTGAAAAGATCATTCTGAATTTCCAGGAGATCGCCCCGAAAGAGAAGATCAATTCGATCAGAATAACCGAAAATGAACCTGGTGCAACTGTTCAGATCCTGAACAAAAAGAAACAGGTCTTTTATTTTAATCCATATACCGGAGATTTGGTTGGCAAACAAGGCAGTGACTGGCTCAATGTGGTTTATGATCTGCATACTTCCCTGATGATGGGTGAAACGGGTAAAATGATTCAGGGCTGGAGCGTCGTGATCTTTTTATGCATGCTGATAACCGGCTTAATCCTTTGGTATCCTGCAAAAGTAAAACAGGCGAAACAAAGTTTAACGATCAAATGGGAAGCTTCTGTAAAACGGAAAATTTATGATCTGCATAATGTATTAGGATTCTATGCCTCGATCTTTCTGATCATTATCGCGCTTACAGGAACTTATTTTGCTTTTTCAGGGGTTAAAACGGCTGTAGAGTTTGTAACCAACTCCAAATTAAGTAAGGGAGATCATTCAATGAAGATGACTATTGATCCGAAAGCTAATTTAGCAGTAAGATATAATGCGATCTATAAAACACTTACTGAAACTTACCCGGGTGCTATTTCAATGACTTATTCAATTAGGAAAAAAGATGAAATGCGTGTGCGGATGATCTATCCTTACCAATGGTCGGCCCGTAAACAAAATACATTCTTTTTTAACCAGAAAACAGGAGAACTCTTACGTGGCAAGCTATACAAAAACAATAACGCAGCAGATACGGTGGAAGCGGCTAATTACGATCTTCATACAGGAAAATTTTTCGGAATTATAGGAAAGGTCTTATGGCTTTTGGCATCATTGATCGGAGCTTCCTTACCTGTCACCGGCTTTATCATGTGGTGGAACAAGAGGAAAGCGAAAAAGAAAAAACCGAGAAAGCATCATCACCAGCATAGAGTTTTGAAAAAACTGGAGGTAAAACAATAG
- a CDS encoding RHS repeat domain-containing protein, which translates to MKKTTVAIILLASLNNIFGQNQYDPSIKNVPTSPEVALLGRFGNIPVGHYTGTANVSIPLYNLKVDDLEIPLALSYHTSGIKVADEATWVGLGWNFMPEGTITQEIRGKEDYVSGGDGFSTATGYDIFKSHFPTLFAQSHINRLQVGYNDYNSGGTVGTNPAVDDSNDIILRLNEKKGQPDIFTYNFYGYSGKFFYNPENNSEILFMESNDDVKFTRNTQGWIATTNKGDKFYFYAIEKSKTDQTSYTDIGYTFKISQIVLTSGKTITFTYQNESTNQLYPVQVAHITNFSSNTIVNTSSNATTNEKKTLTGIETDDTKIEFNLDNREDIRPQFPSIPIKKLSSIDIKSKYPNKKIKSFVFGTTYFNPTVNTPEEGYKFKRLKLNSIQEVNYNETGAAVQSSPPYSFEYDMSKTMPSKIFSSDFYGYNNGSNSNVLVPDLAFFNYFSQDPYKNYGMTPTFYSGTSRYTDKEYIKTYILTKVIYPTSARTEFEYESNTFGNQFVPAIGQLISPLKSINLTHRGASVVPGGQYFIESPTFKITQTQSITFQNTIFDGFFGPNYPETHYGYYDFDLYKCKIQFLKRKTVNGQPVTTLIKEWTIDVGGDVFEQTHSRVWNETMQMYPDSDLTTEYYVRVENPIQYRSNDGMHRALVSSNVNYYDESEIDKSISYGNGVRIKSIKNYENTTLLSYKEYGYQGGRLTYPFQPLNFIRGATYKSQPTNLNGGCFIENISIFNDLSIDSNDMGIGGNKPFGYSQVTEKDINVLDGTLKGSTVYYFTNEAPVGLSLKGVPKVDIPSNGENTFIEMFDKDQNKLSTKQNIYDNLPNTYGVYPSFSSINTSIGPVDPGNNYYPYTVNGCPVIGLSYTGNTVQNPLGTTKYNFIFNPLITGKRRLMRTFDTSYFGNKEVVDKTEFFYTTAGNLDISKKTTPDGKIIETNYDYAGDMGNNRLVNNGMTGIALNTQVTSDNKILNHAETKYDNPDNYLPSSVVSYNLLSGTPDTEVTYNKYDNKGNLLQYSGKDGIPVSIIWGYNNTKPIAKIQGITYDQAIALSGYADIVARSNEDINATTQNTLIDTLDTFRTNSSRYYMSTYTYDPLVGVTSITPPSGIREIYIYDAANRLKEVRENNLTGKLLKEFKYNYKN; encoded by the coding sequence ATGAAGAAAACAACAGTAGCTATTATATTATTAGCTTCATTAAACAATATATTTGGCCAAAATCAGTACGATCCCAGCATAAAAAATGTTCCTACATCCCCAGAAGTAGCATTGTTAGGCAGATTCGGGAATATACCGGTAGGGCATTATACAGGAACAGCCAATGTTTCAATTCCTTTATACAATTTAAAGGTTGATGATCTTGAGATTCCGTTGGCATTAAGTTATCATACTTCGGGAATTAAGGTAGCAGACGAGGCAACCTGGGTAGGCTTAGGCTGGAATTTTATGCCTGAGGGAACAATAACCCAGGAAATAAGAGGTAAAGAAGATTATGTTTCTGGGGGTGATGGTTTCTCTACTGCTACGGGTTATGATATCTTCAAAAGTCATTTCCCTACTTTATTTGCGCAAAGTCATATTAATAGACTACAGGTTGGATATAATGATTACAATTCCGGTGGAACAGTAGGAACAAATCCGGCTGTTGATGATTCTAATGATATTATTCTTCGGTTAAACGAAAAAAAAGGTCAGCCTGATATTTTCACGTATAATTTTTATGGGTATTCTGGAAAGTTTTTCTACAATCCTGAAAATAACAGCGAAATACTTTTTATGGAGAGTAATGATGATGTAAAGTTTACCCGAAATACCCAAGGGTGGATAGCTACAACCAATAAAGGGGATAAGTTTTATTTTTATGCTATAGAAAAATCTAAGACAGACCAGACAAGTTATACAGATATTGGTTACACTTTTAAGATCTCACAAATAGTACTTACCAGTGGCAAAACAATTACTTTTACTTATCAAAATGAAAGTACGAACCAACTGTATCCTGTACAAGTTGCCCATATCACCAATTTTTCGAGCAATACTATTGTAAATACCAGTTCGAATGCTACAACTAACGAAAAAAAGACTTTGACAGGTATTGAAACAGACGATACAAAAATAGAATTCAATTTAGATAACAGAGAGGATATCCGGCCACAATTTCCGTCAATTCCTATTAAAAAATTAAGCTCTATTGATATCAAATCCAAATACCCGAATAAGAAAATTAAAAGTTTTGTGTTTGGTACAACCTATTTTAATCCTACAGTAAATACTCCTGAAGAAGGGTATAAATTCAAAAGATTAAAATTAAACTCTATCCAGGAAGTCAATTATAATGAAACAGGTGCTGCTGTACAGAGTAGTCCGCCATATTCATTTGAATATGATATGAGTAAAACCATGCCTTCTAAAATATTCAGCTCAGATTTTTATGGATATAATAATGGTTCAAACAGTAATGTACTTGTTCCTGATTTAGCTTTTTTTAATTATTTCAGTCAGGATCCCTATAAAAATTATGGGATGACACCTACTTTTTACAGTGGTACATCAAGGTATACGGATAAAGAATATATAAAAACTTATATCTTAACGAAAGTCATTTATCCTACGAGCGCCCGTACTGAATTTGAATATGAGTCTAATACGTTTGGCAATCAGTTTGTTCCAGCGATCGGTCAGCTAATAAGCCCTTTAAAAAGTATAAATCTAACTCACAGAGGAGCGTCAGTTGTACCAGGTGGCCAATACTTTATCGAAAGTCCCACTTTCAAGATAACCCAAACACAATCTATAACATTTCAGAATACAATCTTCGACGGTTTTTTTGGTCCTAACTATCCTGAAACACATTATGGTTATTATGATTTTGATTTATATAAATGCAAAATACAATTTTTAAAAAGGAAAACAGTTAATGGGCAGCCAGTAACTACTCTTATTAAAGAATGGACAATAGATGTTGGTGGTGATGTTTTTGAGCAGACCCATAGCCGGGTCTGGAATGAAACTATGCAGATGTATCCTGACAGTGACCTCACGACTGAATACTACGTACGCGTTGAAAATCCAATTCAATATCGCAGCAATGACGGGATGCATCGGGCACTTGTATCAAGCAATGTTAATTACTATGACGAATCTGAGATTGACAAATCAATATCGTATGGAAATGGAGTAAGAATAAAGTCCATCAAAAATTATGAAAACACTACCTTATTATCTTATAAAGAATACGGTTATCAGGGTGGAAGATTGACTTATCCTTTTCAGCCTCTCAATTTTATTAGAGGTGCAACTTATAAGTCTCAGCCCACAAATTTAAATGGAGGATGTTTCATAGAGAATATTTCTATTTTTAATGATTTATCAATTGATTCAAATGATATGGGAATCGGAGGAAATAAACCTTTTGGTTACAGTCAGGTTACAGAAAAAGATATCAATGTCTTAGACGGAACACTAAAAGGCTCTACTGTATATTATTTCACTAATGAAGCACCTGTAGGACTTTCTTTAAAAGGAGTACCGAAAGTTGATATTCCGTCCAACGGTGAGAATACTTTTATAGAGATGTTTGATAAAGATCAAAATAAACTCTCTACAAAACAAAATATTTATGATAATTTACCCAATACCTATGGAGTTTATCCGTCGTTTAGTTCGATCAATACTTCAATTGGCCCGGTAGACCCTGGAAATAACTATTATCCCTACACGGTTAATGGCTGTCCTGTTATAGGATTATCTTACACTGGTAATACTGTTCAAAATCCCTTGGGAACGACTAAGTATAATTTTATCTTCAATCCATTAATCACAGGAAAAAGAAGACTGATGAGAACGTTTGATACTTCTTATTTTGGCAATAAAGAGGTAGTTGATAAAACAGAATTCTTTTACACGACTGCCGGTAATTTGGATATCAGCAAAAAAACAACACCAGATGGTAAGATCATTGAGACGAATTATGATTACGCGGGTGATATGGGAAATAACCGTTTGGTAAATAATGGTATGACCGGTATTGCTTTAAATACTCAGGTAACTTCGGATAATAAGATTTTAAATCATGCAGAAACGAAATATGACAATCCAGACAATTATCTCCCGTCTTCAGTTGTATCTTACAATCTTTTATCAGGAACTCCAGATACTGAAGTGACTTATAACAAGTACGATAATAAAGGGAATTTGTTACAATATAGTGGGAAGGATGGGATTCCAGTATCCATTATTTGGGGGTATAACAACACCAAGCCTATTGCTAAAATACAAGGCATTACCTATGACCAAGCCATTGCTCTTTCGGGATATGCTGACATCGTTGCCAGATCAAATGAGGATATTAATGCAACTACACAAAATACTTTAATAGATACCTTAGATACATTTCGTACAAACAGTAGTAGATATTATATGTCCACTTATACTTATGATCCATTAGTTGGTGTCACCAGTATTACTCCACCTTCAGGAATCAGAGAGATTTATATTTATGATGCCGCCAATAGGCTGAAAGAAGTAAGAGAAAATAATTTAACAGGTAAACTTTTAAAAGAATTCAAGTACAATTATAAAAACTAA
- a CDS encoding RHS repeat-associated core domain-containing protein, with the protein MKKIIIPIGALLMTGMAHAQLSPTENYVYSKTYLDYNTSNIATKTSETVQYFDGLGRPKQIVNIKASPTGKDVVTPIVYDGFGRQTRDYLPVPQSATTNGAIYGQNSGLVPLPVSDPTGVYPVGEKIFTEKKFEDSPLDRVLEQRQVGLAWGDKPVKFEYGTNVASEVKKYVTVTTPANGTTSSAIGSATATYGANQLYKTTVTDEDGNKTIEFKNGKGQVLLVRKVINASENADTYYVYNEYNQLAFVIPPKASVVANVNTVLGSLCYIYRYDGRNRLALKKLPGKAWEYMVYDKQDRVIMTQDAVMGANKQWLFTKYDQFGRPAYTGIYTSTQAYGLVGREVEQTKADAAGSNNVARTASVGFNVGGRGVYYDNTASTSYPNSITSLLSINYYDTYPVYGFNPTFPTNILGMPVMTDNSTGNSVSTKSLPVMSMVRNIEDTNWTSNYTYYDNRGRAIGTHSVNYLGGFNRTETELDFAGIPKRMNTTHLRKPGEIGVSIQERFVYDAQNRLKQHYHQVNDRAEELLTDNSYNELSQLNNKKVGNNLQSIDYNYNIRGWLTDINKNQMTVANLDGKLFAYKIKYNQKEGVTNPDSVLFPGKNVEAKYNGNIAEVDWRAVETIGANPSLTPKRYGYVYDKLNRLTAGYYQNPSNPNSKENIESIDYDLNGNISKLYRTSVMQNTIATVIDNLEYKYAGSDNKLTSIKDYANNSTGYEGGENTIGYDLNGNMTDMLDKGITTIKYNYLNLSNKLDYSKNGNESVTVNTKYRADGSKLQKETITTTTGIIGSSTSKKITDYLDGFQYLRVETPNPGGSEEFAANLETSRALETEAYSLMIPVDEPTLEATNPELQFFPTAEGFYDYAKSQYIYQYKDHLGNVRISFAKSSAGVLEITDSNDYYPFGMNHLKTGNSFFGPSAYKNYKYNGKELQETGMYDYGARMYMADIGRWGAIDPFAERYIKASPYHYALNNPVFFKDPDGKKIIIYYQTGSGSNQEWEYSYSKNRTTTGFDFLDKAVAALDQLYESNALNLDTDGNGEKDTNYLQKIIDSDKTLGVTSGEKSDFAEGLSYDKKSKDWKSGDKSAIGRIRFNSNKGLLFNNSEYNDENQKGLIERYKSGKLNKDDKINSPTASLGHELVHAGNFLLDNANFFQRKKPFDKFDNNGFINNEEIKTTILSNQVNDALHEPQRKVYWGIKVPTTSVNSNKLQN; encoded by the coding sequence ATGAAAAAGATAATAATTCCAATAGGAGCTTTGCTAATGACTGGTATGGCACATGCCCAGCTTTCTCCTACTGAAAACTATGTGTATTCAAAAACCTATCTAGATTATAATACTTCTAATATAGCTACCAAAACTTCAGAAACGGTTCAGTATTTTGATGGTTTAGGCAGACCTAAACAGATTGTTAATATAAAAGCATCACCTACAGGGAAGGATGTAGTAACTCCTATTGTATATGATGGATTTGGAAGACAGACAAGGGATTACCTTCCTGTTCCACAATCAGCAACAACCAATGGAGCGATATACGGACAGAATTCAGGGTTAGTGCCCTTACCGGTATCTGATCCCACAGGGGTTTATCCTGTTGGAGAAAAAATTTTTACTGAAAAGAAATTTGAAGATTCTCCTTTAGACAGAGTCCTAGAACAAAGACAGGTTGGACTAGCATGGGGTGATAAGCCTGTAAAGTTTGAATACGGTACAAATGTGGCATCGGAGGTTAAAAAGTATGTAACGGTGACAACCCCAGCCAATGGTACTACATCTTCAGCAATAGGCTCAGCTACGGCTACCTATGGTGCTAATCAATTATACAAAACTACGGTTACTGATGAAGATGGAAACAAAACCATAGAGTTCAAAAATGGAAAAGGACAGGTTTTATTAGTGAGGAAAGTAATTAATGCTAGTGAAAATGCAGACACATATTATGTTTATAATGAATATAATCAATTGGCTTTTGTCATTCCCCCAAAAGCATCTGTAGTTGCTAATGTAAATACTGTATTAGGTAGTCTATGCTATATTTACAGGTATGACGGAAGAAATAGGCTTGCGCTTAAAAAATTGCCTGGAAAAGCCTGGGAATATATGGTGTATGATAAACAGGACAGGGTTATCATGACTCAGGATGCTGTAATGGGAGCCAATAAACAGTGGCTTTTCACCAAGTATGACCAGTTCGGAAGGCCAGCTTATACCGGAATATATACCTCAACACAAGCTTATGGGCTTGTAGGAAGAGAAGTGGAACAGACAAAGGCAGATGCAGCAGGCAGTAACAATGTAGCTAGAACCGCTTCTGTAGGATTTAATGTTGGTGGACGTGGGGTATATTATGACAACACCGCTTCTACAAGCTATCCTAATTCCATTACTTCGCTTTTAAGTATTAATTATTACGATACCTATCCTGTATATGGATTTAATCCAACATTTCCGACCAATATTTTAGGAATGCCTGTAATGACAGATAATTCCACGGGAAATTCTGTAAGCACAAAAAGCCTTCCCGTGATGAGCATGGTAAGAAATATCGAAGACACTAACTGGACAAGTAATTATACCTATTATGACAATAGAGGAAGAGCAATAGGAACTCATTCCGTTAATTATTTAGGTGGATTTAACAGGACAGAAACTGAACTGGACTTTGCCGGGATACCAAAGAGAATGAATACAACTCACCTAAGAAAACCAGGTGAAATAGGTGTCAGCATACAAGAGCGTTTTGTTTATGATGCTCAAAACAGGTTAAAGCAACATTATCATCAGGTAAACGATAGAGCTGAAGAACTACTGACGGATAATTCTTACAATGAGCTATCACAGCTGAATAATAAAAAAGTAGGAAATAATCTTCAAAGTATAGATTATAACTACAACATCCGGGGCTGGCTGACGGACATCAATAAAAACCAGATGACGGTAGCTAATCTTGATGGAAAACTGTTTGCTTATAAAATTAAATATAACCAGAAAGAAGGGGTTACGAATCCTGATTCAGTTTTGTTTCCCGGTAAAAATGTTGAGGCTAAATACAATGGAAACATTGCCGAAGTAGACTGGAGAGCTGTGGAAACAATTGGAGCTAACCCGTCACTTACACCCAAAAGATATGGTTATGTTTATGATAAGCTAAACCGACTAACGGCAGGTTATTATCAAAACCCAAGTAATCCGAATAGTAAAGAAAATATAGAATCAATAGATTATGACCTGAACGGGAATATCTCAAAATTATACCGTACATCTGTAATGCAAAATACAATTGCTACTGTAATCGATAATCTCGAATATAAATATGCAGGTTCGGATAACAAATTAACAAGTATTAAGGATTATGCCAATAATTCCACAGGATACGAGGGAGGAGAAAATACAATAGGATATGATCTTAATGGAAATATGACCGATATGCTCGATAAAGGGATTACTACCATTAAATATAATTATCTTAATCTTTCCAATAAGCTGGATTACAGCAAAAATGGGAATGAATCAGTTACAGTGAATACCAAATATAGGGCTGATGGAAGTAAATTACAGAAAGAAACTATAACAACAACTACAGGTATTATTGGTTCATCCACTTCCAAAAAGATAACAGATTATCTTGATGGGTTTCAGTATCTGAGGGTTGAAACTCCTAACCCAGGAGGTTCAGAAGAGTTTGCTGCGAATTTAGAAACCAGCAGAGCTTTAGAAACAGAAGCCTACTCATTAATGATTCCTGTTGATGAACCGACGCTTGAGGCAACTAATCCTGAACTTCAGTTTTTTCCAACTGCTGAAGGATTTTATGATTATGCAAAATCTCAGTATATTTATCAATACAAGGATCATTTAGGAAATGTAAGAATAAGCTTTGCAAAAAGCAGCGCAGGAGTTCTTGAAATTACAGATTCTAATGATTACTACCCATTTGGAATGAATCATTTAAAGACCGGAAATTCTTTCTTTGGTCCTAGTGCTTATAAGAACTATAAGTACAATGGTAAGGAGCTGCAAGAGACCGGTATGTATGATTATGGAGCTAGAATGTATATGGCGGATATTGGGAGATGGGGAGCTATAGATCCTTTTGCTGAAAGATATATTAAAGCAAGTCCTTACCATTATGCCCTTAATAATCCTGTTTTTTTTAAAGATCCTGATGGAAAAAAAATCATTATCTACTATCAAACAGGAAGTGGTAGTAATCAAGAGTGGGAATATTCATACTCCAAGAACCGTACTACAACAGGATTTGATTTTCTAGACAAAGCAGTTGCTGCTCTTGATCAATTATATGAATCTAATGCATTGAACCTAGATACCGATGGAAATGGCGAAAAAGATACAAATTATCTCCAAAAGATAATTGACAGTGATAAAACTTTAGGGGTAACAAGTGGTGAAAAAAGTGATTTTGCAGAAGGTTTATCATATGATAAAAAAAGTAAAGATTGGAAAAGCGGAGATAAATCAGCTATAGGGCGAATACGCTTTAATAGTAATAAAGGATTATTATTTAATAATTCCGAATATAATGATGAGAATCAAAAAGGACTAATAGAAAGATATAAATCTGGAAAGTTAAATAAAGATGATAAAATTAACTCACCAACAGCATCGCTCGGTCATGAACTTGTACATGCAGGGAATTTTTTATTAGATAATGCAAATTTTTTCCAAAGGAAAAAACCATTTGATAAGTTTGATAATAACGGATTTATAAATAATGAAGAAATAAAAACAACAATTTTATCAAATCAAGTAAATGATGCGTTACATGAGCCACAAAGGAAGGTTTATTGGGGAATTAAAGTTCCTACAACATCAGTTAATAGTAATAAATTACAAAACTAA
- a CDS encoding TonB-dependent receptor produces MKLKLLILFVFFSSMGMAQEKEGNNGSVTGTVTTADGNTGQGVDVKVKELNITTTAGADGSFELKNLPPGKYTIQVAKGKSDGYSQEIEITPENENVLLNIQLDYSSQKLEEVIVSSGGNRFAKKESNDVSKMPLKNMENPQVYSIVSKELMKEQNITDYNSAFKNIPGAGIAEVRNQGRTTNMSRGFPTPQLVRNGVGSFTYNTIDPANLERIEVIKGPSATLFGSTISSFGGLFNRVTKKPFDTFKGEISYSAGSWDLNRFTADINTPLNPEKTMLLRFNTAFHSENSFQDAGFNRSFLLAPSFSYAVNDRLTFLLDVEFGVLKGTSPTRLAPYISKDPTKPALATSIEDMNIPYSRSFANNTVNYNGQQYNIFAQMKYKISDTWNSQTIVSRTRSSSEGYVVSLSALSDTTLRQSVTKQDYPYYGTDIQQNFIGDFKIGEHRNRVVAGVDFYSLKAYRNDATVNMPAIDYRNPGAAYNNFTISKIEPLFNNVTFNNFTSNNEQTYSAYVSDVFNVTDKFIAMAGVRLDRYFNKGSYYPEKDLTVGDYNQTAFSPRFGLLYQLIDKKLSLFTNYMNGFNNVGGSDFNGNPFKPSQANQWEGGVKLDLNKISATVSYYNIRVTNMTRPDLDHTEGSFLIQDGTQISKGFEAELIANPIPGLNIVAGFSYNDSKYAKASADVDGLRPSTASSPTMANLWASYRFINGPLSGLGVGIGGIYGSKYYQTNTHTFTFSIPEYTVLDASVFYDRPKFRIGFKIDNLTNEKYWSYRLAAQNPTRVTGSFTFKF; encoded by the coding sequence ATGAAATTGAAATTACTTATTTTGTTTGTCTTCTTTTCTTCAATGGGGATGGCACAGGAGAAAGAGGGAAACAATGGCTCTGTTACAGGTACTGTAACAACAGCTGACGGAAACACAGGACAAGGCGTTGACGTAAAAGTAAAGGAACTGAATATAACCACTACTGCAGGAGCAGATGGGAGTTTTGAGCTTAAAAACCTTCCTCCCGGAAAATATACCATACAGGTTGCCAAAGGAAAATCTGATGGATATTCCCAGGAAATAGAGATCACTCCCGAAAACGAAAATGTACTTTTAAACATACAACTGGATTATTCTTCCCAAAAACTGGAAGAGGTGATCGTAAGTTCCGGAGGAAACCGTTTCGCTAAAAAAGAAAGTAATGACGTTTCCAAAATGCCTTTAAAAAACATGGAAAATCCACAGGTGTATTCCATTGTAAGCAAGGAGCTGATGAAAGAGCAGAATATTACAGATTATAACAGTGCTTTCAAAAATATTCCCGGAGCAGGTATTGCAGAAGTAAGAAACCAGGGAAGAACAACCAATATGTCCCGTGGATTTCCAACGCCACAGTTGGTGAGAAATGGAGTAGGGAGTTTTACGTATAACACGATCGATCCGGCTAACCTTGAACGTATTGAAGTGATCAAAGGACCCTCAGCGACTTTGTTTGGAAGTACCATTTCTTCGTTTGGAGGTTTGTTCAACAGGGTAACGAAAAAGCCTTTCGATACTTTCAAAGGAGAAATTTCCTATTCAGCAGGAAGCTGGGATCTGAACCGTTTCACGGCAGATATCAATACTCCGCTGAACCCGGAAAAAACAATGTTATTGAGATTCAATACGGCTTTTCATAGCGAAAACAGTTTCCAGGATGCAGGGTTCAACAGAAGCTTTTTATTAGCACCAAGTTTTTCTTATGCTGTTAATGACAGACTGACTTTCTTATTGGATGTAGAATTCGGTGTATTGAAAGGAACTTCCCCAACAAGATTAGCCCCTTACATTAGCAAAGATCCGACTAAACCGGCACTGGCAACGAGCATAGAGGATATGAATATCCCTTATAGCCGTTCTTTTGCCAATAATACGGTAAACTATAACGGACAGCAGTACAACATTTTTGCGCAGATGAAGTATAAAATATCGGATACCTGGAACTCACAAACGATCGTTTCCCGCACGAGATCTTCTTCGGAAGGATATGTGGTATCATTATCTGCTTTATCGGATACAACACTGAGACAGTCGGTGACGAAGCAGGATTACCCTTATTACGGAACGGATATTCAACAGAATTTTATCGGGGATTTTAAAATCGGAGAGCACAGAAACAGAGTGGTTGCAGGTGTGGATTTTTACAGCCTGAAAGCCTACCGTAATGATGCCACCGTTAATATGCCGGCCATTGATTACAGAAACCCGGGTGCGGCTTACAATAATTTTACGATATCGAAAATAGAACCATTATTCAATAATGTAACCTTCAATAACTTTACATCGAACAACGAACAGACGTACAGCGCGTATGTGTCTGATGTTTTTAATGTGACTGATAAATTCATCGCAATGGCAGGAGTAAGGCTAGACCGGTATTTCAATAAAGGGTCATATTACCCGGAGAAAGATCTTACTGTTGGAGATTATAACCAGACAGCATTTTCTCCGAGATTCGGTTTGTTATATCAGTTAATTGACAAGAAATTATCTTTGTTTACCAATTATATGAACGGCTTCAACAACGTAGGAGGTTCTGATTTTAATGGAAATCCTTTTAAGCCAAGCCAGGCCAATCAATGGGAAGGTGGGGTGAAACTGGATCTTAATAAGATCAGTGCCACCGTGAGTTACTACAATATCAGAGTAACGAATATGACCCGTCCTGACCTGGATCATACGGAAGGCAGTTTCCTGATTCAGGATGGAACACAGATCAGCAAAGGTTTCGAAGCTGAATTGATCGCCAATCCAATTCCAGGATTAAATATTGTGGCTGGATTCAGCTACAACGACAGTAAATATGCGAAAGCGAGTGCTGATGTAGATGGTTTAAGACCTTCCACAGCAAGTTCTCCAACGATGGCGAACCTTTGGGCGAGTTACCGTTTTATCAATGGACCGTTGAGCGGTTTAGGTGTTGGGATCGGTGGAATTTATGGAAGCAAATATTATCAGACGAATACCCATACCTTCACCTTCAGCATTCCTGAATACACGGTATTGGATGCTTCAGTTTTTTATGACAGACCTAAATTCAGAATCGGTTTTAAAATCGATAACTTAACCAACGAAAAATATTGGTCGTACCGTCTGGCAGCTCAGAATCCGACCAGAGTGACAGGAAGTTTTACATTTAAATTTTAA